One window of the Ananas comosus cultivar F153 linkage group 21, ASM154086v1, whole genome shotgun sequence genome contains the following:
- the LOC109726803 gene encoding uncharacterized protein LOC109726803, translating into MPSAAATSSRAREESGVLKLVHPGGIVEVHRRPVAASYVMARNPRHFVTRPDVFRFPWFVVRPDSLLRPGRVFFIVPCHTLYRLLRSSKSPPPRLLPPTPPPSATEKADPAPHGNCKLKSCLKKGNSARSLDGRRVQFVLPETEDED; encoded by the coding sequence ATGCCGAGTGCAGCAGCCACAAGTAGCCGTGCGAGGGAGGAGAGCGGGGTGCTGAAGCTGGTGCACCCTGGGGGGATCGTCGAGGTGCACCGCCGCCCGGTGGCGGCGTCCTACGTCATGGCACGGAACCCGCGGCACTTCGTGACGCGGCCCGACGTGTTCCGGTTCCCGTGGTTCGTGGTCCGGCCCGACTCCCTGCTGCGGCCCGGCCGCGTCTTCTTCATCGTCCCCTGCCACACCCTCTACCGCCTCCTGCGCAGCTCCAAGTCTCCGCCCCCCCGCCTGCTGCCCCCCACGCCACCGCCGTCGGCGACAGAGAAGGCCGATCCGGCGCCGCATGGGAATTGTAAGCTCAAGTCATGCCTGAAGAAGGGGAACTCCGCGAGATCGCTGGACGGCCGGAGAGTCCAGTTCGTGCTTCCCGAGACCGAGGATGAAGATTAA